One window from the genome of Cryptomeria japonica chromosome 6, Sugi_1.0, whole genome shotgun sequence encodes:
- the LOC131064962 gene encoding uncharacterized protein LOC131064962, translated as MVEGDPLSAIPESTVKANPIGTEKGENEDDIDDLLLKGVSHSGYGHASEISYVQRRHSKGGVSPPYCEEDAKEIQVPYTAQYLFWSQDRSPDTAAIPSEISTDSKNSIPILGYYGEGYQYYRFNGSSWINFNVSALLYTSPGHQVVGRHYFLSQADDKGGQLAWELSMHSGLGKVIVTFKLVITVIADKDSIPWTKLEATSYAADPPYISRSYIEQVKYVQRVSTVGGLPPKQEHSPNPETGNIYLSPFSSIYWFSTDTNSL; from the exons ATGGTGGAAGGAGATCCTCTGTCTGCCATACCTGAGTCAACAGTTAAAG CTAACCCAATCGGTACAGAGAAGGGCGAGAATGAGGATGACATTGATGATTTGCTGCTGAAGGGAGTTAGTCATAGTGGGTATGGGCATGCAAGTGAGATATCATATGTGCAACGCAGGCATTCCAAGGGCGGAGTCTCCCCACCATATTGTGAAGAAGATGCAAAAGAAATCCAAGTCCCATACACTGCACAGTATTTATTCTGGTCTCAAGATAGATCCCCTGATACAGCAGCCATTCCTTCTGAAATAAGTACTGATTCAAAGAATTCAATCCCTATTCTGGGGTATTATGGAGAAGGATATCAGTACTACAGATTCAACGGTTCTTCCTGGATCAATTTCAATGTATCAGCTTTGCTCTATACTTCACCGGGACACCAAGTAGTGGGAAGACATTATTTTCTTTCACAAGCTGATGACAAGGGAGGACAGCTTGCATGGGAATTGTCAATGCATTCTGGTCTTGGGAAAGTTATAGTGACTTTCAAGTTAGTGATTACAGTTATAGCAGATAAAGATAGTATCCCTTGGACCAAACTTGAGGCCACCAGTTATGCTGCTGATCCTCCTTACAT AAGTAGATCATATATAGAGCAAGTGAAATACGTGCAGAGAGTTTCCACTGTGGGAGGACTTCCTCCTAAACAGGAACACAGTCCAAATCCAGAAACAGGAAATATATATTTGTCACCTTTCTCGTCAATCTATTGGTTCTCTACTGATACCAATTCTTTGTAA